In Planctobacterium marinum, the DNA window TGTGCTTTTCACGATGATTGTTAGTAGCGCCCCCTCGCTAGGAAATATTCTAAAATATATCCCATCGAATGACGCTAACGATATCCAAAAAATCTATTTTGTGGATGTTCTCAACGCTACTTGCACGCGAGCCAACCAGCTAGGTAAGTCTTGTCAGCTTGAAGTCGTTGAGACATCAATGTATCAACAAAGGCAACTCAAAAGTCTCGATGAAGGACTCTTGGATGTCAGTTGGACGGTCACATCACGCGAGAGAGAAGCAAACTTTCTCCCTGTTAAAATTCCACTTACCAAAGGCTTAATTGGCTACAGGATTGCTGTATTCAATACTATGTTCGCAGCTAGTTTTGATAAAGGAGCACCACTTAGTAACATTAAAAAGCTCAACCATATTCAAGGTCATGATTGGCCCGATACCAAAATTTTAACTGCGAATGGTTTTAATGTTTCGCCCACTAGTTGGTACTCAACCCTATATCGGTCGTTGGACGCAGGGCATTATGATGTTATTTTGAGGGGGTTATTTGAAGTTCTCTCTGAATATGAACTGTATAAAACGCCAAATATTAAAATAGATGCCAATCACGCTTTTTATTATCCGTCTGCCATCTACTTTTTCGTCTCCAAAAAACGCCCGGAATTAGCCGATTTATTGATGACAGGCCTGGAGTCACTTATCGAAACCGGCGATTTTGATAAAATGTTCTTGGAATTCGCCCCCCATGCAACAGCATTTGAAACACTAAATCTGGATGCGCGTAAAGTCCATTATCTGGAAAACCCCCTGTTGCCAAACTCGTTCAGTTTATCCGATAACCGATTGTGGCATATTGCCCCAAAAAACACTGATGATTCATTACACTAAAAATGTCACAAGTTACTGCTCTTAGGCACAAATTAAGGCTTAACAAAACGCAAGCCGAAGCGGTCTTGCTGGCCTTTAAAATCTCCCCATGGCTTAGTGTGATCATCCGCAAGGTTACGCAAACTCTGTAGCTCAGCGTCCAATTCAAAGCCCTCTACCATTACCACTTGTTTAACATAGTTTTCATCAATTCGGTGTAAATCACCTATATTGGCGAGGCCCGAGCCAATGGCCGCAGCGTTGTCCAATATGATAAGTTTGCCACCCGGCTTTAATGCTTTTAACAACGTAGGGAACAAATCATCATTCATTTCTTCGTTCAAATAGATATCGTGAAGAATATAAAAAATAACGATGCCATCAAGTTGGCCATCCGCAACTTTTAACTCTTCTAACATCTTACCATGCTGGCTCAGGTGGTGCTGTTTTAAAGAAACCACATTGGCTAAACGCTCTTCAGCTAAGCGCTGCTGGTTATATAAAAAGTGGGCGTAGACTTTGCCCGTGGTGCCCACAACCCAAGACAAGAGTTCTGTGGTGTAGCCCCCACCCGCGCCTAATTCAACCACCTTGTCGCCCTCGTTAATTTGCGTAAACAACAAGGTCTCTAAAGGCTTTCTGGCCTCATCGTACTGTAAATCAGAAGCGAGCCGCTCAGGATGCTCAATAGCAGATTGATAAAGTTCTGATTTACTTGCGTGTGCTTGAAGCAAAAAAAGAGGAGATAGCATTATTGCCAAGAGCAGTTTTAGTACATGAGGTTTTGCATTTCCCATCGTGGTTCCTTGTGTTCTTATTATTTAGAATAAATTAACTTACCGATGCAATGTACCCGCTTTTACTCATGAGTTTAAATGATAAGATATCATGTGCAGATGAATTTTTTTCATAAGGATATTGTGTGCCCTTTCCCTCACTCAAATCAATTCAGGCATTTGAAGCCACAGCTCGACACCTCAGCTTCAGTCTTGCCGCCAAAGAGCTTTATGTCAGCCAAAGTGCGGTTAGCCACCAGGTTAAATCGTTAGAAAAAGCACTAGGGAAACCACTATTTCAGCGCCAGAATAATCGTATAAGCCTGACGGTTTATGGGGATGCATTATATCTGGTGGCACGAGAGTCTTTCGCCCGACTAAAAACCATTACTGATAACCTATCGTACCAAAGTAAATTCAAAATTCGTGTTATGGCGCAATCAGCCATTGCCATCGACTGGCTGGCCAGAAGGTCAGTACATTTTCAGCAGCAACACGCCGATATCGAAGTTGAAATAGCCATGGCAGTAAGCGACACAGATTTCGATCCTTTTGACTACGATGTCATCGTTGCCACCTGGCCTCAGCCGGACAATTTCAAAAGTGAGGCAATTAGAAAAGAGCAATGGTACCCGGTCTGCACGCCTGAGCTACTCGCAACAATTGACTTATCGAGTCCAACAAATCTGTTGCACCATACGCTATTCAGCTCTGAGAATAAGCAAGACTGGAAAATGTGGATGAAACAATATCGAATTGAGACAATTGAAGAAGCAGAGTTACAGTTATTCAGTAATACCATATTAGCCACCAAAGCAGCATTAAGCGGCCTGGGTGTCGCGCTAAGTTGTGATTTTCTCTGCTATGACCTGGTCAAACAAAAGCAATTGGCAGCCATAAAACAGTGGCCCTACGACCTACCATGGGGGAACTTCACTATCCACTACAGAGAAAACAGTCACCTTAGTGAGCAAATTCAGATTTTTAAAAACTGGATTATCAAAACCAGTCAGGATGAGCGACTCTGATTCTTCATCTTGCCATTCAGGGCTTTTTCACCCACTCGCCTTCCATATTCTGAATAAAATGCCCGGACTGGGTTTTTTCTGCCGCTTTTTCAGCAGCCAGTTTAGCCACCACTTCCAGGCTGACACCATTTTTTTCAGCCAGCTTTTGATAAAGCGCTTTGCGTTTGCCATTCACATCTTCGATGAGCTTAAGCGCTTCGCTATTTTGAACCACCAAGCCAAGGTAGCCATCTAATTGCTCACCCACCAGACCTTGTGCTTTAGCTTTATCCAGAGAAATGGCAAAAGCTGCCGTATTAAATGCCAAAAGGCACAGCAATAGTAGAGGTTTAAGAAAGTGTTTCATATTCGGTTCCCAAAGCAAGATTAAAACAATTCGCTGTCTTCACTGAAGACATCGTCCAATTCTTTATCCAGTTTTACCCGGATTTCATGCTCAATTTTGACGTTGAGATTGATGGTTATCGGCTCTTTTGCCGCCACCTCGACCCTATGGGTACAACCTGTTAGCACAATCGCTAACAAGGCGATGCCCGTCGTTGCAATCCCCTTCATGTTAATTCCTCTTTGGGTTGTATCACTGTTGACTAAAGCTATTTGTCTTAAATCAGGCTTAAAATCGTTGTTCTATGGCTTTCGAAATATCTTTACCTGCTCGCAGCGCCTTTAGTCCTGTATATAAGTTGGTGCTGAAGGTGGGGTTAAAGTTGATGGGTTGCTGTTTTTCCACGTTCATCCCTTGCATCTTCACCGCCAATTCAAGCCAACCATTGGGCTGCAAACTCATAGTGGTATCTAATTTAGAATATTGTAAATTCTCCAAAAGACTCAATGTTGAAGCCAGATTTTTTTGACTACTTTTGAGACTCATAAATGCCGGATTGTCACTGATGCGAATCACACCCGGTTGCATAGCATTGAGATTAGCATGCGGCACACTAACAGAACCTTCGCTGAACAAAACCGGGATCTTGCCACTAAGCGCACCTGTGACATGCAGCCCTTGTTGATTGAATAGCTCTACCAGTTCAGCTACCGACAGACGCTCAACCAACAAATTAAGCTGTCCTTGCCCGGCCATAGGATAAAAGGGCTGCTGTACTTTAATCTGGCCACTCAACAGATTCGCCTTGAAGTTACTTATCAGTAGATTCAGTTGCAGCTGATCGTCGCTAGTGCTTTTTATACCATATTCAAAGTTGATATCACTGACATCTACACCCGCAAAAAAATTGCCAATCTGAATTGCGTTTGAGGTTGAAATAATCCTTCCATCGGACTGTATTTCTCCTTTGAATTCAGTGTTCAAATCTGACAGCGCGTAATTCTGCCAAGCCCCAGATGCGTCACTCAGAGCCACTTCAACTTGTATTGGCCCAATCTGACCTTGCTCAAATTTACCAGTAGCGCCAGCCGACATTGTGCCTTGGGCCACTTTTAATGTCTCAGGCAGACCGTGCACAAGAGAGTACAGGGATGCTAAGCCGGTAGATTCTAACTGAGTATCGAAATGTAGACTTGATGGCTCTCCAGACACTTTCAGCGATGCATTAACCTGCTCTCGCAGGGTAATAGTGTTGTTCATCTGCACCTTATCAACAGCAAGATTATAGTTGCCCGAGAGCGCAAGGGATTCTGGTTTAAACTGTAATTGGGATGAGAAAGCTAACTTGGGCTGTTCGATTCTGGCACGGTAATCTCCTGTTATTTGCCACTCATCAGTACTAAAACTGGCATTACTTTGTCCCGCTACCAGGGTATCAGCAAAATCTGCGTTACTACCAGCCGGCAGCAATCTGAACAATTCATCACTACTAAACTGCCATGCCAAATTGTTTAGATTAAGTGTTGCCGCTTGATACTGCAGTTCACCGGAAATCTCTCCAGAAACGGCGACGGTTTGCATTGAATCAGGCCTGTTTTGCTGCAATTGCAGTGCAACATCAGTGGTATGCCTCGCAGCTAAAATGCCCTCTATCAAATTCACAACAATGCCATCAAGCTTCAACTGCTGCTCAGCACTTTTCACTAACAACGGGCCTTCATTTCGAATTTCCAGATCATCAGACAATATAAGAGCAACAGGCAGTTGCAGGGATACCGTCTCACTCAATGGGTTTTGTAATTGCCACCCTGATAAGAGCGCTTGCTGTAAATACAGACTTGTAAGTTCGGAGATGCCAGTAATACTCAAAGGCGATTGTGAGATATTACTTACCCGCCATTGCTGCTTGCCTTCCATTACATTGAAGGCCGCTTCAAAATCCAAATCTCCTGTGACGCTGATGGCTTTGGTTGATATTTCTGACAGCAGTAATTGCGTTTTAAGATTGGTGATGGAATGACTAGAAACTAATTGTGCTGGATTTTTGCCATCGACATCCAGCTGACCTAACCACATTCCGGAAACAGCGTGCAATGGCTTGAGCCGCACTTTTTGTTCCGCACTGGCTAACCGATTAACCTCCGCATATAAGTCTGCCAGGCTGAGCTGCCAGGCTAATTTATATTTACTCTGCTTATTTTGGGTTAATTTCAGCCATTGCTGTTTATCTAATAAACTACTGATGGTTAATCTGTTTTCACTGGCACTGGATTTGTTGTTTAACGACCAGCTCAGCAAGGGATTTTCAACCAACTTAGCCGTTTGCTCTTCTGGCGATGACGAGACCTTCAGCGTGATTTGCGCGATAGATAACTCAGGCAGTTGCACGAAGGGAATATCGGCAAGTACTGCAAGAGTTTGTGCCACTGTTGGCTCGGGAGCTTGCTTTTTGTCAGTGGTATGCTTAAGGAATTTGTTAGCAGGTACACTGATATCCAGGCGCTGTATTTGTGCCTGAGACAATACCGCTAACTTTGAGGATGAGGACCATAACTGTCCCAAAGACAGGACCAGTTCGGCATCTCGCACAAGCAATGTAACGTCATGGAATTCCAAGCAAAGCTCGTTTATTGCTATGCGATTAAGCCCCTTAACAGACCAATCTAAACATTGCAGTTGGCCTTCTAATTCAGCCACACTGCTGGCCACCTTTTGCTGCACGTAATAGGGCAGATAAACAAGGCTCAATATCCCTAATATCAACAGTGCACTTGCAGCAGCCAGTAAACGCTTACTCATCTATCAATAATTTTCGATTTAGTGAATCAAACTGCATCATAGCGAGTAATTCATGACCATGGTATGAATTGCAAGAAATTGCCAAAAAAAACGCCGCTTAAAAGCGGCGTTTCTGATCCTGTCAAACAAGTTTGCTTAGAATGCAGGCTTGTCTTCAGTGTTGTTGTATCGCTCAACACTGTCTACGATTTCTTTTTTCGCAGCGGCAGCATCGGCCCAACCTTCGATTTTCACCCATTTGTTAGGCTCTAAATCTTTGTAGTGAGCAAAGAAGTGCTCAATTTGTTTGAGCAATGGCTCTGAAACCTGCGTATATTCTGTAATACCGCGATATAAAGTCGAAAGCTTATCTTTTGGTACTGCCAGTACTTTGGCATCTTCACCAGATTCATCCGTCATTTTCAGTACACCCACAGGACGACAAGTGATCACAGAGCCCGCCAACAATGGGAATGGAGTGATAACTAATACGTCTACCGGGTCACCGTCATCAGACAAGGTATGCGGCACATAGCCATAGTTAGTTGGGTAGTGCATTGGTGTAGCCATGAAGCGATCAACAAAAATTGCGCCAGACTCTTTGTCTACTTCATATTTTACCGGATCAGAATGGGCCGGGATTTCGATAATGACGTTTACTTCTTCTGGTGAGTTCTTACCAGTTGGTACAGAATTTAAGCTCATGGGGATTCCTGAGGTTACAAGTTTTAAGAATTACCGGGAATTATAAGGTCAAACCGGCCCGATTCAATGTTTGCCTTAGCGTTTGCGGGCATTAAATAGAAGAATTTTCCTGACAGATAAACAAATGGTGCCGAGAAGGCACCATTTTTATCCAGTTATTTTTACAATTTTCAATCAAGCATCGCTGGTTTTTGTGGAGATCATCCGCTGTTTTACAGTGACAAAGCCTGCTTTCAAATAACCGAACAGCTTGCCAAAGAACCATTTGATATCTTCTAATATCATATACAGACTCGGCACCAGAAGTAATGTCACCAGTGTGGCATAAAGCACCGCTGAGCCCAAAGCGACCGCCATCGGAATAACAAACTGAGCTTGCAAACTGGTTTCAAACATTATGGGTAAGACACCCACAAATGTAGTTATCGAGGTGAGAGTGATAGCTCTGAAACGGGCGCAACCCGCCTCGATCACGGCATCTCGAATACTAAAGCCCTCTTTGCGTTTTTGGTTCACATAATCCGTCATAACCAAACTGTCATTGATAACCACCCCTGCAGCGGCCACCAATCCATAGGTAGACATCATGCTCATGTCCATTCCCATGAAAAAATGCCCCCAGATAGCACCTGTGATACTAAAGGGAATAACTGACATAATGATGAGCGGTTGCGCATAACTCTTAAGTGGTACGGCTAACAAAACATATACCATCATCATCCCTGCGAGGAAAAACATCAGCTGTTCGTTTTGCTGTGCTTGCTCTTCTTCGATGGAGCCGCCCAACTCAGTTTTAACAGAAGGAAATTTGTCCTTCAATTGCGGTAACAGCTTGTCCTCAATGGTTTTCACCACTTCGTTTGGCTCTACCAACTGCGAATCTATCGCGCCCCAAACGTAAACACTCCTGAAACCACCTTCACGACGAATATAGCTAATGCCCGGTTCTTCAGTCAGTGAAGCGACATCTCCCAGCATAACTTCCCGACCTTGTGGCGTTGTAATAACGGTATATTTCAATTCCGCCATACGCTCACGGGTGAGTTTGGGATAGCGCACCATCACTTTGACCTCTTCACCACCATCACGGATAACTCGCTGGGCTTCGCCACCGTAGAAACTGTTACCCACCTGACGTGCAACATCGGCTAAACTGAGACCGAGATCATAGGCCACCGGTAGCAACTCCAGCTGGATCTCCTTACTGGCGGGATCGATTGTCGAGCTAACATCAAATAACCCTTCTTCCTGTTGCAGCATGGCAATAAACTCGCGTCCCGCGGCATTGAGGACTTCAATATCACCTCCAAACAGCAAATAACCGAAATCATCCCCATCGCCGTTATCGTTTACATCGTCTCGAATAGAGAACGACTTAACACCGGGAATTTCCGGAATCGCAGCCCGCCAGCGGCGCGATAACTCGAAGGCGTCAAATGGGCGTAATTCCTCGTCTACAAGCGGTACTACAATACGAGCTTCAGTACGTCCCTGGTTGAAGGACAACATATCTTTAACCATCTTTTGCCCAAATTCGGCTTCTGTTTGCCTGTCAACATCCAGAATCACTTGCTCAATAGTCCTCAGAGCGTTAATGGTTCGGGTATCCGAAACGGTTTCGTTCATCTCTATGCTGATTGAGGGAAAATCATGAGATACTTTGGGGAAAAAGACGAAGCGCACGTAATTTGCCTGAAACAGCGCTAAAGAAATCATAAGCAGCGCAACGAATGACATTAACACCGTCCAGCGCCACTCTGTACAAAGTGTCACAAAGCCACGATATTTTACGTTTACAAAATGCTTAAAGGCGGTGTTGAACCTGGCTCGCCAGGAGTTTTTGCGCACTTCGCTAAACTTGGTATGGGCAATATGCGCAGGCAGAATGAGTTTGGACTCAATAAGACTGAATACCAGACACAAAATACATACCATGGCGATATTGTAGAAGAATTGGCCCTGAGGACCCGAGGCCATGGTAAATGGCGCGAATACAGCAATGGTGGTTAACACACCAAAGGTTGCCGGGGTAGCTACGCGTTTTGCGCCACGGACGACATTCTCAACGCCCCCGCCTTTGGCCTCAATTTCGGTGTAGGAGGCCTCCCCTATGACGATGGCATCATCCACGACAATACCCAGTACCATAATGAACGCAAACAAGGACAAAATATTAATAGTGACACCAAAAACCGGCATCATCATAACAGCGCCCAGGAAACACACAGGCAAGCCAACCATTACCCAAAAGGCCAAACGAAAACGCAGGAACAGGGTGAGCATAATGGCTACCAATATGGCTCCTTGAAACAGGTTCTTCAACATCATGTCCAGGCGCGCGTTCAGGTAGAATGTCATATCTACCACCGGCTCTATTTTAAATCCCTCTGGAAGAGTCTTGTTGCGTTCTTCAATAAAGCGTTTAACTGACTCGGCAACCGGGATCATGTTTTGTTCTTTGGTGGCCTTCACCGCCATCCAAATTGCATTTTTCCCGGAATACTTGAAATAACGCTCTCCTTCGGTAAACCCATCTTTAATCACGGCAACGTCTTGTAATACGACGCGAGCGCCATTGTTACCAATCTTCACCGGGATATTTCGAAATTCGTATCCATTGTAAAACTGACTTTCTACCCGCACGGCTACCACACCGGCATCAGTGCGCATTTCACCCGCTGAAATATTAGCTGAATAACGATTAATGGCATTAGTAACATCATCAAGAGTCAGATTGTATTTGCGCAGCTGATCCGGTTGAATTTCAATGGCAATCTCATCATCAGGTGCTGATATTTC includes these proteins:
- a CDS encoding methyltransferase domain-containing protein — protein: MGNAKPHVLKLLLAIMLSPLFLLQAHASKSELYQSAIEHPERLASDLQYDEARKPLETLLFTQINEGDKVVELGAGGGYTTELLSWVVGTTGKVYAHFLYNQQRLAEERLANVVSLKQHHLSQHGKMLEELKVADGQLDGIVIFYILHDIYLNEEMNDDLFPTLLKALKPGGKLIILDNAAAIGSGLANIGDLHRIDENYVKQVVMVEGFELDAELQSLRNLADDHTKPWGDFKGQQDRFGLRFVKP
- a CDS encoding LysR family transcriptional regulator; the protein is MPFPSLKSIQAFEATARHLSFSLAAKELYVSQSAVSHQVKSLEKALGKPLFQRQNNRISLTVYGDALYLVARESFARLKTITDNLSYQSKFKIRVMAQSAIAIDWLARRSVHFQQQHADIEVEIAMAVSDTDFDPFDYDVIVATWPQPDNFKSEAIRKEQWYPVCTPELLATIDLSSPTNLLHHTLFSSENKQDWKMWMKQYRIETIEEAELQLFSNTILATKAALSGLGVALSCDFLCYDLVKQKQLAAIKQWPYDLPWGNFTIHYRENSHLSEQIQIFKNWIIKTSQDERL
- a CDS encoding YdbL family protein; amino-acid sequence: MKHFLKPLLLLCLLAFNTAAFAISLDKAKAQGLVGEQLDGYLGLVVQNSEALKLIEDVNGKRKALYQKLAEKNGVSLEVVAKLAAEKAAEKTQSGHFIQNMEGEWVKKP
- a CDS encoding YnbE family lipoprotein, whose protein sequence is MKGIATTGIALLAIVLTGCTHRVEVAAKEPITINLNVKIEHEIRVKLDKELDDVFSEDSELF
- a CDS encoding intermembrane phospholipid transport protein YdbH family protein, yielding MSKRLLAAASALLILGILSLVYLPYYVQQKVASSVAELEGQLQCLDWSVKGLNRIAINELCLEFHDVTLLVRDAELVLSLGQLWSSSSKLAVLSQAQIQRLDISVPANKFLKHTTDKKQAPEPTVAQTLAVLADIPFVQLPELSIAQITLKVSSSPEEQTAKLVENPLLSWSLNNKSSASENRLTISSLLDKQQWLKLTQNKQSKYKLAWQLSLADLYAEVNRLASAEQKVRLKPLHAVSGMWLGQLDVDGKNPAQLVSSHSITNLKTQLLLSEISTKAISVTGDLDFEAAFNVMEGKQQWRVSNISQSPLSITGISELTSLYLQQALLSGWQLQNPLSETVSLQLPVALILSDDLEIRNEGPLLVKSAEQQLKLDGIVVNLIEGILAARHTTDVALQLQQNRPDSMQTVAVSGEISGELQYQAATLNLNNLAWQFSSDELFRLLPAGSNADFADTLVAGQSNASFSTDEWQITGDYRARIEQPKLAFSSQLQFKPESLALSGNYNLAVDKVQMNNTITLREQVNASLKVSGEPSSLHFDTQLESTGLASLYSLVHGLPETLKVAQGTMSAGATGKFEQGQIGPIQVEVALSDASGAWQNYALSDLNTEFKGEIQSDGRIISTSNAIQIGNFFAGVDVSDINFEYGIKSTSDDQLQLNLLISNFKANLLSGQIKVQQPFYPMAGQGQLNLLVERLSVAELVELFNQQGLHVTGALSGKIPVLFSEGSVSVPHANLNAMQPGVIRISDNPAFMSLKSSQKNLASTLSLLENLQYSKLDTTMSLQPNGWLELAVKMQGMNVEKQQPINFNPTFSTNLYTGLKALRAGKDISKAIEQRF
- the ppa gene encoding inorganic diphosphatase → MSLNSVPTGKNSPEEVNVIIEIPAHSDPVKYEVDKESGAIFVDRFMATPMHYPTNYGYVPHTLSDDGDPVDVLVITPFPLLAGSVITCRPVGVLKMTDESGEDAKVLAVPKDKLSTLYRGITEYTQVSEPLLKQIEHFFAHYKDLEPNKWVKIEGWADAAAAKKEIVDSVERYNNTEDKPAF
- a CDS encoding efflux RND transporter permease subunit, translated to MSTENDKQTGIIAWFANNSVAANLMMFFIIVMGIVSYFTIQRQMFPNIEINYIHVNAVYPGASPQEIEEGIMVKVEEALKDVTEIKKIISRANRGSGNVSLEIMEEADLTDVLDKVKLRVDGIATFPAGMEPVNVYQVEFQQQVIELALVGDVPLTQLKPVAKQIEDELLQLSNVSLVEISAPDDEIAIEIQPDQLRKYNLTLDDVTNAINRYSANISAGEMRTDAGVVAVRVESQFYNGYEFRNIPVKIGNNGARVVLQDVAVIKDGFTEGERYFKYSGKNAIWMAVKATKEQNMIPVAESVKRFIEERNKTLPEGFKIEPVVDMTFYLNARLDMMLKNLFQGAILVAIMLTLFLRFRLAFWVMVGLPVCFLGAVMMMPVFGVTINILSLFAFIMVLGIVVDDAIVIGEASYTEIEAKGGGVENVVRGAKRVATPATFGVLTTIAVFAPFTMASGPQGQFFYNIAMVCILCLVFSLIESKLILPAHIAHTKFSEVRKNSWRARFNTAFKHFVNVKYRGFVTLCTEWRWTVLMSFVALLMISLALFQANYVRFVFFPKVSHDFPSISIEMNETVSDTRTINALRTIEQVILDVDRQTEAEFGQKMVKDMLSFNQGRTEARIVVPLVDEELRPFDAFELSRRWRAAIPEIPGVKSFSIRDDVNDNGDGDDFGYLLFGGDIEVLNAAGREFIAMLQQEEGLFDVSSTIDPASKEIQLELLPVAYDLGLSLADVARQVGNSFYGGEAQRVIRDGGEEVKVMVRYPKLTRERMAELKYTVITTPQGREVMLGDVASLTEEPGISYIRREGGFRSVYVWGAIDSQLVEPNEVVKTIEDKLLPQLKDKFPSVKTELGGSIEEEQAQQNEQLMFFLAGMMMVYVLLAVPLKSYAQPLIIMSVIPFSITGAIWGHFFMGMDMSMMSTYGLVAAAGVVINDSLVMTDYVNQKRKEGFSIRDAVIEAGCARFRAITLTSITTFVGVLPIMFETSLQAQFVIPMAVALGSAVLYATLVTLLLVPSLYMILEDIKWFFGKLFGYLKAGFVTVKQRMISTKTSDA